The sequence CTGGGAATTCAGACAATAATGAATGATCTACATTATAATGTGCTTTATTCCAGGACAGAGAACTGAGACCGGAAGAAATAGAAGGTTAGATTATTTGAATTTAACACTGGATTCTGTCATATATGTAGTTATTGCATTCATCCACTCATCACAGACACTGACTATTCCAAGGCTGGCATATGCATTGACTTTGTGCCACCACAATGTTGCTAACTTATAGGTGCCATATTTTAGAACTCTTCTATGGGTACCCCAACCAGTTCTACCACCCCATTGCACAGACAGTGTTGTGAAGTGATACCAGGCTTCACCCATGTTATGCAgagattaattattttttggcatgtACACAACCAGTTTTCCAGCTAAATGAGCCCTCCCAACGCAAAGTCGTGGGAAAGTCAGATGCTCCTTGGGGCACAAATATGGATTGTTGGAATCTTTGCACATACAGATCACTGACTGTATTTGATAGCATGATTGTACAGTCGTTTCCATGTACAGTTTAATAAACATACTCTCCCTGTAGCATGGCTTCCCCACGCAAAGCCTGTGTGCTGTGTTCATCTCTTCTGTTAACCTTCAACAGCTATCATACTGTTGCTGATAATTCATCACTGATCTCTTTCTTTCCTAGAACTGAGAGAAGCGTTTAAGGAGTTTGACAGAGACAAAGATGGTTTCATTGGATACAAAGAGCTCGGTGAATGCATGAGGACCATGGGCTATATGCCAACCGAGATGGAGCTGATCGAACTATCGCAAAAAATCAGTTAGTGTTCATTTTGTGTGTGATAGTTCATAGAATGGCTTGACACTGGGGATATGAACACATGAAACAGCTAGTGCCCAATTACATGCATATGAAGGAGTGTGTACATtagagatatgtgtgtgtgtgttggggtgaTTGAACTTAGTGGTACTACAGGAACCAATATAGATTAATTGGTCAATACTTATAAaaagcaattctggtgcaaattgCTAAATATTGGTGAACCAGCAGTACCTTTCTATTAGTTTTCATAATAATGTCTCCACATTTAAAACTTTGACCCAGATTTGCTCTTTTGAAGTCTTTATATGGGAAAATGGTGGTGAAAAACAGTGATGGGCATCACAAGGTAAGGTATGATgctatgcattatttttttatttttgttaatttttaattaacaatcatttttttttagctttttgtaACTTCTCTCAACAAAGAGCTGTGTAATATAGCTAGATATgactaaaaataacatttgagaTTACTAGACATTTGACTTTGTAGACCCAAGATACACCCAATTAAATAGTCTAAACCCCAGCTCCAGTAAACAGTGGTAGAAATGTGTACACCAAACTGTGAGCGTCTGCAAGTTGGCAAAATAATGCAAATTTGTAGCTGCATGAGTTGGACAAAGGTCCAAATTAACATGAGCATGTGCAAACAATTACCCATGACTTTTGCTCACAGGAAACACAAGTGTATTCTGAGTGTAAGTTGAGAAAAAGCAAGAAAAGCTATACGGGAAGAGATACAAACAATGTGTGCCAAGTGATTCAGATATTTAGAACATAAAGTTACAATGCTGTATCATACATCACTGCTGCCTAAAAACACccaacaattacattttaatgacatTAACACTTTAAAAATACTGTAAAGCCGCCACTGGATTTTGAAGCAGTGGAAACATTccctgtttggcagtctgatgggggATTCTGGGCCAGCAGAACATTACATGCCTGACTGTATTGTGCCAACTGTATAGTTTGGTGGAGGGGGGATTAtagtatggggctgtttttttccAGGGGTTGGGCTAAGCCCTTTACTTCCAGTAAAGGTAAATtataatgcttcagcataccaagacatgatggacaatgctatgcttccaactttgtggggacagttttCTATTCCAGAATGATTGTGCCCCATTGcctaaagcaaggtccataatgaCATGGTTgtatgagtttggtgtggaagaatttATTTGGCCTCCACAGAGCCCTAACCTCAACCCTATCAAACACATTTAGGATGAACTGTAActgagattgcgagccaggccttcatGTCCAACATCAATGACTAACCTCACAGATGCTATGCTGGATGACGGGCAAAACAGTcaaagctgttatagctacaaaTGTCCATAATGACATGGttgaatgagtttggtgtgaaagaacttcTTTGGCCTCCACAGAGCCCTgtcctcaaccccatcgaacacctttgggataaactggaattGACactgcaagccaggccttcttgtccaacatcaatgACTAACCTCCCAAATGCTATACTGGACGATAGGCAAAACAGTCAaagttgttatagctgcaaagaggggatCAACTacttattaatgtctatgtatttataatgtgatgttaCAAAAGTCCCTGTaggtgtaatggtcaagtgtccctatatttttgtccatataggcCTTAAAGTACATATCAGCGCTGTACTTTCCTTCAGCCGCCGATTCAAGTCAATTGGAAAACAACTTGGGATTTGTGGGTTGCAGGAAATAAAATGGTTCTCAATGTACAATGTACACAAAACACTGCATACAACAAGAAGGTGTGTGCAAATGTGTCTAATTTTACagaattaacataaaatattagCATGCATACAACatcaaaaagagagagaggcgtCTTTATGGCAGAGCTGTTTGTATAATTGGATGCACCATGGTGTGAGCTGGCAGGTCTTGTATAAATAGCGTTAATAGGTTCTCTGCTCATTTCGTTTGATCCCAGCAGGGGGTAAAGTTGACTTCGAGGACTTTGTGGAACTGATGGGGCCCAAACTTCTGGCAGAGACAGCTGACATGATAGGAGTAAAGGAGTTGAGAGATGCTTTCCGAGAGGTACCACATgaccaaaaataaaacagtccAGTTTGGAAAAAATTAAGAAAGTAACCACGACATTTCTAGTTTATGGGGGATAATTTTATGACCTCTCTTAACTACTGACACATTTCTGCCTCAATTTCAGTTTGATGCAAATGGCGATGGCCGGATCAGCACAATGGAACTCCGAGAGGCCATGAGAAAGCTCTTGGGACAGCAGTTGACACCCCGTGAAGTAGACGAAATATTGAGGGACGTGGATGTTAATGGTGATGGTCTTGTGGACTTTGAAGGTACAAAATGTAACCAATACAGACATTGAAATATATGAAACACATAAAATGTAACcagtatttttataa comes from Spea bombifrons isolate aSpeBom1 chromosome 11, aSpeBom1.2.pri, whole genome shotgun sequence and encodes:
- the LOC128469376 gene encoding calcium-binding protein 2-like; amino-acid sequence: MFFFLRETQRSLTENTEKGAVKQTPKSHCKKLLKTKTRGRSAEEAGESSAEQIDAPSVNEQRIPIPETLVLRSFRERLKHSTCLKDRELRPEEIEELREAFKEFDRDKDGFIGYKELGECMRTMGYMPTEMELIELSQKITGGKVDFEDFVELMGPKLLAETADMIGVKELRDAFREFDANGDGRISTMELREAMRKLLGQQLTPREVDEILRDVDVNGDGLVDFEEFVRMMSR